From the Xyrauchen texanus isolate HMW12.3.18 chromosome 37, RBS_HiC_50CHRs, whole genome shotgun sequence genome, one window contains:
- the LOC127631129 gene encoding matrix metalloproteinase-9-like, whose amino-acid sequence MRLGVVSFLVLGTCSLTVWCNPLKSVYVTFPGDVIKNMTDIQLADEYLKRYGYVDVLQKSGMQSVLSTSKALKKLQKQLGLDETGTLDKTTLDAMKQPRCGVPDIRNYQTFAGDLKWDHNDVTYRILNYSPDMEATLIDDAFDRAFKVWSDVTPLTFTRLYEDTADIMISFGKTDHGDPYPFDGKDGLLAHAYPPGEGIQGDAHFDDDEYWTLGSGPAIQTRYGNADGAMCSFPFLFEGRSYTTCTTDGRTDGLLWCATTADYDKDKKFGFCPSELLFTFDGNSNEAPCVFPFVFQKVKYTSCTTDGRTDGYRWCATTADYDTDKKYGFCPNRDTAVIGGNSEGEPCQFPFTFLGQTYTSCTTEGRSDGKLWCGTTSNYDTDKKWGFCPDRGYSLFLVAAHEFGHAIGLDHSNIKDALMYPMYKYIEDFSLNSDDIEGIQYLYGPKTGPDPTPPQPKTTTSSPTRPNPSETTTSVSTTTHVVVPSEDACQFKEFDAITEIQKELHFFKDGHFWKVSSTGERKGPFLTSEKWPALPAVINTAFEDQLTKKLYFFAEKQFWVYTGNEVLGPRKIEKLGLPSNLERVEGTIQRGKGKVLLFSGENFWRLDVKDQLIDRGYPRLTDSVFGGVPLDSHDAFLYKGFFYFCRESFYWRMNSRRQVDRVGYVKYDLLKC is encoded by the exons ATGAGACTTGGAGTCGTGTCATTTCTGGTTCTAGGAACCTGCTCGTTGACAGTGTGGTGCAACCCACTGAAATCTGTGTATGTGACATTCCCTGGAGATGTGATCAAGAACATGACAGACATTCAGTTGGCAGAT GAGTACCTGAAGCGTTATGGCTACGTAGATGTCCTGCAGAAGAGTGGAATGCAGTCAGTCTTGTCCACTTCAAAAGCTTTGAAGAAGCTCCAAAAGCAGCTCGGACTGGATGAGACGGGGACACTTGACAAAACCACACTTGATGCAATGAAGCAGCCTCGTTGTGGGGTCCCAGACATCCGCAACTATCAGACTTTTGCAGGGGACCTGAAATGGGACCACAATGATGTTACATACAG GATTCTGAATTATTCTCCCGACATGGAAGCCACTTTGATCGATGACGCCTTTGACAGAGCTTTCAAGGTGTGGAGTGATGTGACCCCACTGACTTTTACCCGCCTCTATGAGGACACTGCTGACATCATGATCTCCTTTGGGAAAACAG ATCACGGTGATCCCTATCCATTTGATGGAAAAGACGGCCTGCTGGCTCACGCCTATCCTCCGGGTGAAGGAATACAGGGGGATGcccattttgatgatgatgaaTACTGGACACTGGGCTCTGGACCAG CAATTCAAACTCGCTATGGTAACGCCGATGGAGCAATGTGCTCCTTCCCCTTCCTTTTTGAGGGAAGGTCCTACACCACCTGTACCACTGATGGGCGCACAGATGGACTCCTCTGGTGTGCCACCACTGCAGACTATGACAAGGACAAGAAATTTGGCTTCTGTCCCAGTGAAC TTCTCTTCACATTTGACGGGAACAGCAATGAGGCACCATGTGTCTTTCCATTTGTGTTTCAAAAGGTAAAATATACCTCATGCACCACAGATGGACGAACTGATGGATATCGCTGGTGTGCCACTACAGCTGACTATGACACCGATAAAAAATATGGATTCTGCCCTAATAGAG ATACAGCTGTGATAGGTGGAAATTCAGAGGGAGAGCCATGCCAGTTTCCTTTCACCTTCCTGGGACAGACATACACTTCGTGCACCACTGAAGGCCGCAGCGATGGAAAACTCTGGTGTGGAACTACCAGCAACTATGACACAGACAAAAAATGGGGATTTTGCCCTGACAGGG GATACAGTCTGTTTCTGGTAGCAGCCCATGAGTTCGGACATGCAATTGGTCTGGACCACTCCAACATCAAAGACGCTCTGATGTATCCCATGTACAAATACATAGAGGATTTTTCTCTGAATAGTGATGATATCGAGGGCATTCAGTATCTATATG GACCCAAAACAGGCCCTGATCCCACTCCTCCACAACCCAAGACGACCACTTCCTCTCCAACAAGACCCAACCCAAGTGAGACAACAACCTCTGTTTCTACCACAACACATGTAGTAGTCCCTTCTGAGGATGCCTGTCAGTTCAAAGAATTTGATGCCATCACTGAAATCCAGAAAGAGCTTCACTTTTTCAAGGACGG ACATTTCTGGAAGGTTTCAAGCACTGGAGAACGCAAAGGTCCATTCTTGACATCTGAGAAATGGCCTGCCCTGCCAGCAGTCATTAACACTGCCTTTGAGGATCAACTCACTAAAAAGCTTTACTTCTTTGCAG AAAAACAGTTCTGGGTATATACTGGAAATGAAGTGCTTGGACCACGTAAAATTGAAAAGCTCGGCCTACCAAGCAACTTAGAGAGAGTGGAGGGAACAATACAGAGAGGAAAAGGCAAAGTGCTTCTGTTTAGTGGTGAAAACTTCTGGAG ACTGGATGTAAAGGATCAGTTGATAGACAGAGGGTACCCTAGACTCACTGACTCCGTTTTTGGTGGAGTGCCCCTCGATTCACATGACGCATTCCTCTACAAAG GTTTCTTTTACTTTTGCCGGGAAAGTTTCTACTGGAGAATGAATTCCAGAAGGCAGGTTGACAGAGTTGGATATGTGAAGTATGACCTCCTGAAATGCTAA